A part of Rhodamnia argentea isolate NSW1041297 chromosome 8, ASM2092103v1, whole genome shotgun sequence genomic DNA contains:
- the LOC115736724 gene encoding protein BPS1, chloroplastic-like: MYTRLLSPSDKKGAKLTAEELDSISSSFDESLHSRLWGLSPASASLPWLSSAVDVLTVAHSAVKSLIYELKSDGGDCLLSWYLDNSVKVLDVCNCISSDIEWLCLRHLNRRITIELLRSEGNPSEEEIHQARDLLADSEGEGGSGYVKPAADIEELIRDLATGIGKPALLGEDTPVDGVVQRAVQAVGFVTAFVAGVIASALRSSSGAVFCVCVPEGFPWGDSIRAIESTVIMESSRGEERDRKTRVLKELDDVGAHTRQVHEAINEVVASGGSGENIGRLREAAVGLEQANEAMLEGLYRLRDGMNELFLTVVRIRKKMVDDFRASLWDGPLPKKPPKPGKNE; encoded by the coding sequence ATGTATACGCGCCTCCTCTCTCCCAGCGACAAGAAGGGAGCGAAGCTCACTGCCGAGGAGCTGGATTCTATCTCCAGTTCCTTCGACGAGTCCCTCCACTCTCGCCTCTGGGGCCTCAGCCCTGCCTCTGCCAGCTTGCCCTGGCTCTCCTCCGCTGTCGACGTGCTTACCGTCGCTCACTCAGCGGTGAAATCCTTGATCTATGAGCTGAAATCGGACGGTGGTGACTGCCTCTTGTCTTGGTATTTAGACAACAGCGTGAAGGTCCTGGACGTCTGCAACTGCATCTCCTCCGACATTGAGTGGCTGTGTCTCCGCCACCTGAACCGGAGGATCACGATTGAGCTCCTCCGCTCGGAGGGCAACCCATCAGAGGAGGAGATTCACCAAGCGAGGGATTTGCTCGCTGACTCGGAGGGCGAGGGCGGCAGTGGGTATGTGAAGCCTGCGGCCGACATCGAGGAGCTGATCAGAGACTTGGCCACGGGCATTGGGAAGCCGGCTCTCCTTGGGGAAGACACGCCGGTCGATGGAGTTGTTCAACGAGCGGTCCAAGCTGTTGGCTTCGTGACGGCTTTCGTCGCCGGAGTCATAGCTTCGGCCTTGCGCTCTTCCTCAGGGGCGGTCTTCTGCGTCTGCGTCCCAGAGGGGTTCCCCTGGGGCGACTCTATCCGCGCAATTGAGTCCACAGTCATCATGGAGTCGAGTCGTGGCGAGGAAAGGGACAGGAAGACACGGGTCTTGAAGGAGCTTGACGATGTGGGGGCTCACACGAGGCAAGTGCATGAGGCCATCAACGAGGTCGTGGCATCGGGAGGCAGCGGAGAGAACATAGGGAGGCTAAGGGAGGCGGCAGTTGGGCTGGAACAGGCTAATGAGGCGATGTTGGAGGGATTGTACCGGCTGAGGGATGGGATGAACGAGCTGTTCCTGACAGTGGTGAGaataaggaagaagatggtAGACGACTTCAGAGCGAGCTTGTGGGATGGACCATTGCCGAAGAAGCCACCGAAGCCGGGCAAGAACGAGTAA